From one Streptomyces sp. NBC_00237 genomic stretch:
- a CDS encoding transcriptional regulator: MELNVAAALAAKVPAPRSAPDDGFAAPAFALVRGEAQGVQQTASRRAGPRAWLRSVVWLVGAGLHPLAGPSTVRVAEDLAARMDFTLGLVLYDLDGTVRRLGLSRATVKRHVKILRELGALVWVRHGSKRNLRVPGRAYTATATIYGAVIPLVYDDAMGHRLVGAGYEARVCGVTEAGRERAVEVARTAAEAKRKRPVRRRRRSGREPHSPGSYPQCLSAGKTLSPSEKNLASGESDSPTQRRKKRRAGGPKKRNRFGNRLHLAGQLIAELDWLRGCHVRRIAWVSQHVADAGWSVTEIRAWIDFRGGIGSGHVRRGSGLLATLLAGAHTSIDTPAKRAALVEHWRGTQVAMRRHRIQHVRRQREQFDGDWRVPADASVRQRVADAFQVAFRPSVPGGAVPGAFADSVPQDLDAEKAAGRALVQQELRAGDPSTVVNALHALGRDLTEELYGADLVHQATQLAALATSTLTTLGSR, from the coding sequence GTGGAACTCAACGTTGCGGCGGCGCTCGCCGCGAAGGTTCCTGCTCCCCGGTCGGCTCCGGACGACGGCTTCGCAGCGCCCGCGTTCGCGCTGGTCCGAGGTGAGGCGCAGGGAGTGCAGCAGACGGCGTCGCGTCGTGCCGGGCCGCGGGCGTGGCTGCGTTCGGTCGTGTGGCTGGTGGGAGCAGGGTTGCACCCGCTGGCGGGTCCGTCGACGGTGCGCGTGGCGGAGGACCTGGCGGCCCGGATGGATTTCACGCTGGGGCTGGTGCTGTACGACCTCGACGGCACGGTGCGGCGGCTTGGTCTGTCGCGGGCGACGGTGAAGCGGCACGTCAAGATCCTGCGGGAGCTGGGTGCCCTGGTGTGGGTGCGCCACGGCTCGAAGCGGAACCTCAGGGTGCCGGGTCGGGCGTACACGGCGACGGCCACGATCTACGGTGCGGTGATCCCGCTGGTGTACGACGACGCGATGGGTCACCGGCTGGTCGGCGCGGGTTACGAGGCCCGGGTGTGCGGGGTGACCGAGGCGGGGCGTGAGCGTGCGGTGGAGGTTGCCCGGACGGCGGCTGAGGCCAAGCGGAAGCGCCCCGTACGTAGGCGGCGCCGGTCGGGCCGTGAGCCCCATTCTCCTGGGTCTTACCCGCAGTGCCTTTCTGCGGGTAAGACTCTCTCTCCCTCTGAGAAAAACCTCGCAAGCGGGGAGAGCGATTCCCCCACCCAGAGGAGGAAGAAGCGGCGGGCCGGTGGGCCCAAGAAGCGCAACCGGTTCGGCAACCGCCTGCACCTCGCAGGTCAGCTGATCGCTGAGCTCGACTGGCTGCGCGGCTGCCACGTCCGTCGTATCGCCTGGGTCAGCCAGCACGTCGCCGATGCCGGGTGGTCGGTCACCGAGATCCGGGCCTGGATTGATTTTCGCGGCGGCATCGGCAGTGGCCACGTACGGCGTGGCTCGGGGCTGCTCGCAACCCTCCTGGCCGGTGCACACACCAGCATCGACACCCCGGCGAAGCGTGCGGCCCTGGTGGAGCACTGGCGCGGCACTCAGGTGGCCATGCGCCGCCACCGCATCCAGCACGTCCGCCGCCAGCGGGAGCAGTTCGACGGCGACTGGCGGGTCCCCGCCGACGCCAGCGTGCGTCAGCGCGTCGCCGATGCCTTCCAGGTTGCCTTCCGGCCGTCGGTGCCAGGTGGGGCTGTTCCCGGAGCCTTCGCGGACAGCGTCCCGCAGGACCTGGACGCGGAGAAGGCGGCGGGCCGGGCGCTCGTGCAGCAGGAACTCCGCGCGGGCGACCCGTCCACGGTCGTCAACGCGCTCCATGCCCTGGGGCGTGACCTGACGGAGGAGCTCTACGGCGCGGACCTGGTCCACCAGGCCACGCAGCTGGCGGCCCTCGCCACCAGCACCCTGACCACGCTCGGCAGCCGGTAG